One genomic segment of Rhizobium gallicum bv. gallicum R602sp includes these proteins:
- a CDS encoding transporter substrate-binding domain-containing protein yields the protein MLTRRTFFAIATLAAAVGFGSVSHADALADITARGTLRVAVPQDFPPFGSVGTDMAPMGYDIDMANLIAEKIGVKTELVPVTSANRIPYLQTNKVDLVISSLGKNPDREKVIDFSAAYAPFYNGVFAPGDLSVAKVEDLAGKTVGVTRGAVEDLELTKIASADVTIKRYEDNNGTISAFLSGQVEAVATGNVVAAAILAKNPPKRPELKFLIKNSPCYIGLSKEQPALLEKVNGIIAAAKADGSLNAIAQKWLGADLPKDL from the coding sequence ATGCTGACACGAAGAACATTCTTTGCAATCGCAACCCTCGCAGCCGCTGTCGGCTTCGGTTCGGTTTCCCATGCCGATGCGCTTGCCGACATCACCGCGCGCGGCACGCTGCGCGTCGCCGTCCCACAGGATTTTCCGCCGTTCGGCAGCGTCGGCACCGATATGGCGCCGATGGGCTATGACATCGACATGGCCAATCTGATTGCCGAAAAAATCGGCGTCAAAACCGAACTCGTGCCGGTCACCAGCGCCAACCGCATTCCCTATCTGCAGACGAACAAGGTCGATCTGGTTATTTCCAGCCTCGGCAAGAATCCGGACCGCGAAAAGGTCATCGATTTCTCCGCGGCCTATGCTCCCTTCTATAACGGCGTGTTCGCACCAGGTGATCTTTCCGTCGCCAAGGTGGAAGATCTTGCCGGCAAGACGGTCGGCGTCACCCGCGGCGCCGTCGAAGACCTCGAACTGACGAAGATCGCGTCTGCCGATGTCACGATCAAGCGCTACGAGGATAACAACGGCACGATTTCCGCCTTTCTCTCCGGTCAGGTCGAGGCTGTTGCAACCGGCAACGTCGTTGCCGCCGCCATTCTTGCCAAGAACCCCCCGAAGCGACCCGAGCTGAAGTTCCTGATCAAGAACTCGCCCTGCTACATCGGCCTCAGCAAGGAGCAGCCAGCGCTTCTTGAAAAGGTGAACGGCATCATCGCGGCCGCCAAGGCCGATGGTTCGCTGAACGCCATTGCCCAGAAGTGGCTCGGCGCCGACCTCCCGAAAGACCTCTAA